One genomic segment of Aquipluma nitroreducens includes these proteins:
- the rpsT gene encoding 30S ribosomal protein S20 codes for MAHHKSAKKRIKQDEVKTLQNKYYAKTMRNAVKKLRLETSKEVVAEALPKVVSMIDKLAKKNVIHKNKAANLKSSLVLHLNKI; via the coding sequence ATGGCACATCATAAATCAGCAAAAAAGAGAATCAAGCAAGACGAAGTAAAAACTTTGCAGAATAAATACTACGCTAAAACTATGCGTAATGCTGTTAAAAAATTACGTCTTGAGACTAGCAAAGAAGTTGTTGCTGAAGCTCTACCAAAAGTTGTTTCGATGATTGACAAATTGGCTAAAAAGAATGTGATTCACAAAAACAAGGCTGCCAACTTGAAATCTTCATTGGTTTTACACCTGAACAAGATCTAA
- the sufB gene encoding Fe-S cluster assembly protein SufB, with amino-acid sequence MENQDKLLNDITTKEYEYGFVTDIDTDVIPKGLSEDVVRLISAKKNEPEFMLEFRLKAYHAWLKMKAPEWAHLNIPPIDFQETIYYAAPRNQAKYASLDEVDPELLETFKKLGIPIEEQKHLAGVAVDVVMDSVSVTTTFKKVLAEKGIIFCSFSEAVLEHPELVKKYLGMSVPPTDNFFAALNSAVFSDGSFCYIPKGVRCPMELSTYFRINTAGSGQFERTLIIAEDDTYVSYLEGCTAPMRDENQLHAAVVEIIAMDRAEVKYSTVQNWYPGDKNGIGGIYNFVTKRGICRGESSKISWTQVETGSAITWKYPSCVLIGDNSVGEFNSVALTNHHQQADTGTKMIHIGKNTKSTIVSKGISAGKSDNSYRGLVKVMPGAINARNYSQCDSLLLGSTCGAHTFPYIEVGNKSSIVEHEATTSKIGEDQIFYCNQRGISTEDAIGMIVNGYAREVLNKLPMEFAVEAQKLLAISLEGSVG; translated from the coding sequence ATGGAAAATCAGGATAAATTATTAAACGATATAACAACCAAGGAATACGAATACGGTTTTGTAACCGATATTGACACCGATGTTATTCCGAAAGGGTTGAGCGAGGATGTGGTAAGGCTGATTTCGGCTAAGAAAAACGAACCCGAATTCATGCTCGAATTCAGGCTGAAAGCCTACCATGCATGGCTGAAGATGAAAGCTCCGGAATGGGCACATTTGAATATTCCGCCCATCGATTTTCAGGAAACGATCTATTATGCAGCCCCCCGGAATCAGGCAAAATATGCAAGTCTGGATGAGGTCGATCCAGAATTGCTCGAAACTTTTAAAAAACTAGGAATTCCAATTGAGGAACAGAAACATCTGGCCGGAGTGGCAGTTGACGTGGTCATGGACAGCGTTTCGGTGACAACTACCTTCAAAAAAGTGTTGGCCGAAAAGGGCATTATTTTTTGTTCGTTCAGCGAGGCAGTATTAGAGCATCCTGAATTGGTAAAAAAATACCTTGGAATGTCGGTTCCACCAACTGATAATTTCTTTGCAGCACTAAATTCGGCTGTATTTTCCGATGGGTCGTTTTGTTACATCCCCAAAGGAGTTCGCTGCCCGATGGAACTTTCAACCTATTTCAGAATAAATACTGCCGGGTCAGGACAGTTTGAACGCACTTTGATCATTGCAGAAGACGATACCTACGTCAGTTATCTCGAAGGCTGTACAGCCCCGATGCGCGACGAAAATCAGTTACATGCAGCAGTTGTCGAGATTATTGCAATGGATCGTGCTGAAGTGAAATACTCGACGGTTCAGAACTGGTATCCGGGCGATAAAAACGGTATTGGCGGAATTTACAACTTTGTAACCAAGCGCGGCATTTGTCGTGGCGAATCGTCTAAAATTAGCTGGACACAAGTTGAAACTGGATCGGCAATCACCTGGAAATATCCAAGTTGTGTGTTGATTGGCGACAATTCGGTGGGCGAATTCAACTCTGTGGCATTGACCAATCACCATCAGCAGGCCGACACTGGAACCAAAATGATTCACATTGGCAAAAACACCAAAAGCACCATCGTTTCTAAAGGTATTTCGGCAGGGAAAAGCGATAACTCGTATCGTGGTTTAGTCAAAGTGATGCCGGGAGCAATAAATGCCCGCAATTATTCACAGTGCGACTCTCTTTTGCTGGGTTCAACCTGTGGCGCACATACTTTCCCGTACATCGAAGTGGGTAACAAGTCGTCGATTGTGGAACACGAAGCAACCACCTCGAAAATTGGTGAAGACCAGATTTTTTACTGTAACCAGCGCGGCATTTCAACTGAAGACGCCATTGGAATGATCGTAAACGGTTATGCTCGTGAAGTGCTGAATAAACTGCCAATGGAATTTGCCGTTGAAGCGCAAAAATTGCTGGCGATTAGCCTGGAAGGCAGCGTAGGATAA
- the sufD gene encoding Fe-S cluster assembly protein SufD, whose amino-acid sequence MSIISEKISQTDQLASLFEQSREKLNQGSSPILNRMREVSFKRFAQAGIPDFKNEDYKYTNLKPAFEKSYRQELVRESGLINLNEVFKCNIPQLDTHLVFLVNGWFYSGNNPRAELPNGVVLGGLEQIANDKPELLQNHLNRQAGLSNDPFVALNTAFAKDGFFLFVPKGVVIEKPIQIINLLSSDENLMATQRNLVIAEAASQVKLLVCDHTLTSTSFLFNTVSEIFVGEDAMVDVYTIQNHHNQSTSINSAFYKQERNSNLVTGTVSLHGGLIRNNLKVTFNGEHAEANVNGISFTDKKQHVDNFTVIEHSSPNCLSNQIYKNILDDESTGAFAGRIHVARDAQQTVAFQRNNNVLLSDKARMQTKPQLIIDADDVKCSHGATVGQIDEEALFFLRARGIGEKDARMMLMNAFAHEVILKISIEPLRERIDELIEKRLNGEISRCHDCNYQCNC is encoded by the coding sequence ATGAGTATTATTTCTGAAAAAATATCGCAAACGGATCAGCTGGCTTCTCTGTTCGAGCAAAGCAGGGAAAAACTGAATCAGGGCTCTTCACCCATCCTTAACAGGATGCGCGAGGTGTCGTTTAAGCGTTTTGCCCAAGCCGGAATACCCGATTTCAAGAACGAAGACTATAAATACACCAATCTGAAGCCTGCTTTTGAAAAATCGTATCGTCAGGAATTGGTGCGTGAATCAGGCTTAATTAACCTGAATGAAGTCTTCAAATGCAATATTCCACAACTGGATACGCATTTGGTTTTTCTGGTGAATGGCTGGTTTTACAGTGGCAACAATCCAAGAGCTGAACTCCCGAATGGAGTTGTACTTGGAGGTCTGGAACAAATTGCCAACGATAAGCCTGAGTTGCTTCAAAATCACCTGAACCGTCAGGCTGGATTGTCAAATGATCCTTTTGTTGCGCTGAACACGGCCTTTGCAAAAGATGGCTTTTTTCTGTTTGTTCCGAAAGGAGTTGTCATCGAAAAGCCGATTCAGATCATCAACTTACTGAGTTCCGACGAAAATCTGATGGCTACGCAGCGCAATCTGGTTATTGCCGAAGCCGCCAGTCAGGTTAAATTGCTGGTTTGTGATCACACGTTAACTTCAACTTCGTTTCTTTTCAATACTGTTTCTGAAATTTTTGTTGGCGAAGATGCCATGGTTGATGTTTACACCATCCAAAATCATCACAACCAGTCGACTTCTATAAATTCAGCTTTTTACAAACAAGAACGCAATTCGAATCTGGTTACCGGCACGGTCAGCCTACATGGAGGATTAATCAGGAATAACCTGAAAGTAACGTTCAATGGCGAACATGCAGAAGCGAATGTAAACGGCATTTCGTTTACTGATAAGAAGCAGCACGTCGATAATTTCACCGTGATCGAACACTCTTCCCCCAACTGTTTGAGCAATCAGATTTACAAAAATATACTCGACGATGAATCGACGGGCGCTTTTGCAGGCCGCATCCATGTTGCACGCGATGCACAGCAAACGGTGGCTTTCCAGCGAAACAACAATGTATTGCTGTCGGATAAAGCCCGGATGCAAACCAAACCGCAGTTAATCATTGATGCTGACGACGTAAAATGCAGCCATGGAGCAACTGTTGGCCAGATTGATGAAGAAGCCTTGTTTTTCCTTCGTGCGCGGGGAATTGGCGAGAAAGATGCCCGTATGATGCTGATGAATGCCTTTGCCCACGAAGTTATCCTGAAGATTTCGATTGAACCATTGCGTGAGCGCATCGATGAGCTGATTGAAAAACGTCTGAACGGAGAAATCAGCCGATGTCACGATTGCAACTATCAATGTAATTGCTAA
- the sufC gene encoding Fe-S cluster assembly ATPase SufC codes for MLSIKNLRASVEGKEILKGINLEIKAGEVHAIMGPNGSGKSTLANILAGKSDYEVLGGEVTFLGQDLLELSPEIRSRSGLFLSFQYPVEIPGVPMINFLKASVNEHRKFKGLEPLTAGEFLKLMRAKKDMLHLDTELTNRSVNEGFSGGEKKKNEIFQMAMLEPKLAILDETDSGLDIDALRVVAEGVNALKTPENATIVVTHYQRLLDYIVPDFVHVLYKGRIVKSGGKELAFELEEKGYDWIKNGNE; via the coding sequence ATGCTATCAATAAAAAATTTACGCGCCTCGGTTGAGGGCAAAGAAATCCTGAAAGGGATCAATCTGGAAATAAAAGCTGGCGAGGTACATGCCATCATGGGTCCAAATGGCTCCGGGAAAAGTACATTAGCCAATATTCTGGCCGGGAAATCAGACTACGAAGTTCTTGGAGGTGAAGTCACTTTCCTGGGACAGGATTTACTTGAACTGTCGCCGGAAATTCGTTCACGCAGTGGATTATTCCTGAGTTTTCAGTATCCTGTTGAGATTCCGGGTGTCCCGATGATCAATTTCCTGAAAGCCTCAGTTAATGAACATCGCAAATTCAAGGGTTTGGAGCCGCTGACAGCCGGTGAATTTCTGAAACTGATGCGTGCAAAAAAAGATATGCTTCATTTGGATACTGAACTGACCAACCGCTCTGTGAACGAAGGTTTTTCAGGAGGAGAAAAAAAGAAAAACGAAATATTCCAGATGGCCATGCTTGAACCTAAGCTCGCTATTTTGGACGAAACCGATTCAGGACTCGACATTGATGCGCTTCGTGTTGTAGCCGAAGGTGTCAATGCCTTGAAAACGCCTGAAAATGCAACCATCGTTGTAACACACTACCAGCGTTTGCTCGATTACATCGTGCCTGACTTTGTACATGTTTTGTACAAGGGCCGAATTGTAAAATCGGGTGGAAAAGAATTAGCTTTCGAACTGGAAGAAAAAGGTTACGACTGGATTAAGAACGGGAACGAATAA
- a CDS encoding hydrogen peroxide-inducible genes activator: MITLTQLEYIVAVDTFRHFGKAAENCFITQPTLSMQIKKLEEDLEVIIFDRSKQPLIPTDVGRRIIDQARVALQESQKINTIIKDHKNLISGELKIGIIPTLAPYLLPLFIGNYKRKYPNINIKVEELTTSNIIDRLNRDLIDVGILVTPLHEERINEKPLFYEGMLLYLHDDHPLANQSNIKLKDIATPEIWLLSDGHCFRDQVINLCSFKGAVNSALPFHFEAGSLETIMNIIDKEGGMTIIPELATLGMSEARFDHVRTFVDANPLREVSLVFSRHFAKYKLVELLWKEIVASMPEKLLQKNRGTIVEWR, from the coding sequence ATGATCACCTTAACCCAACTCGAATATATCGTTGCTGTTGACACTTTTCGTCATTTTGGCAAGGCTGCCGAAAACTGTTTCATCACCCAGCCAACCTTGAGTATGCAGATTAAAAAGCTGGAAGAAGATCTGGAAGTCATTATTTTTGACCGGAGCAAACAACCGCTTATCCCAACAGACGTTGGCCGCCGGATCATCGATCAGGCCAGAGTTGCCTTGCAGGAGTCGCAGAAGATAAATACCATTATTAAAGATCATAAAAACCTGATTTCCGGAGAACTTAAGATTGGCATTATCCCAACATTGGCACCCTATCTGTTGCCTTTGTTTATTGGTAATTATAAGCGAAAATACCCTAACATTAACATCAAGGTCGAAGAGTTGACTACCTCCAACATTATCGATCGTTTAAACCGCGACTTAATCGACGTTGGAATTTTAGTCACACCGCTTCATGAAGAACGCATCAACGAAAAGCCGCTGTTTTATGAGGGAATGTTGCTGTATCTTCACGATGATCATCCGCTCGCCAATCAGTCAAACATCAAGCTTAAAGACATTGCTACTCCTGAAATCTGGCTTTTAAGCGACGGGCATTGTTTCCGTGATCAGGTGATTAATCTTTGTTCGTTCAAGGGAGCAGTTAATTCAGCTTTGCCTTTCCATTTCGAAGCAGGATCGCTTGAAACCATTATGAATATTATCGATAAGGAAGGCGGAATGACCATTATTCCTGAATTAGCGACTCTCGGAATGAGTGAAGCTCGTTTTGATCATGTCCGGACTTTTGTCGATGCCAATCCGCTAAGGGAAGTCAGTCTGGTTTTTTCGAGGCATTTTGCTAAATACAAACTAGTGGAACTGCTTTGGAAAGAGATTGTTGCCTCAATGCCCGAAAAACTTCTGCAAAAGAACCGTGGAACGATTGTTGAATGGCGATAA
- a CDS encoding TrmH family RNA methyltransferase, with amino-acid sequence MYLKEKDIPRTMETNSIVFFNHQKYTELSCKPVIAAWQIINPENIGSLIRLADNVGAEDVFILGSDFHLKMSSIKKTGGLSLNNVRLIFISPEDFFNQLSPDWQLIAIETSEDSTNIFTTKLPEKIIILLGNERNGLPAEILQKCKMKVHIPMTGKCKSMNVSHALSVALFEWQRQMLFQRSS; translated from the coding sequence TTGTACCTCAAAGAAAAAGATATTCCGCGAACGATGGAAACAAATTCAATAGTTTTTTTCAACCACCAAAAATATACTGAGCTCTCGTGCAAGCCTGTAATTGCGGCCTGGCAAATCATTAATCCCGAAAATATAGGGAGTTTGATCAGGCTGGCCGATAATGTTGGAGCCGAAGATGTTTTTATTCTGGGTAGTGATTTTCATCTTAAAATGTCGTCGATTAAAAAGACGGGAGGACTCAGTCTTAACAATGTCCGGCTTATCTTTATTTCTCCGGAAGATTTTTTTAATCAGCTAAGTCCGGATTGGCAATTGATTGCCATCGAGACCAGTGAAGATTCGACCAACATCTTTACTACCAAACTTCCTGAAAAGATTATCATTCTGCTTGGGAATGAGAGAAACGGGCTTCCGGCTGAAATCCTTCAGAAATGTAAGATGAAAGTGCATATTCCCATGACTGGTAAATGCAAATCGATGAACGTTTCGCATGCCCTTTCAGTTGCTTTATTTGAGTGGCAAAGGCAGATGCTTTTCCAAAGGAGTAGTTAA